A genomic stretch from Telopea speciosissima isolate NSW1024214 ecotype Mountain lineage chromosome 7, Tspe_v1, whole genome shotgun sequence includes:
- the LOC122669934 gene encoding bZIP transcription factor 53-like, translating to MSSAQPLSSSGSEGDPQYAGIDDRKRKRMLSNRESARRSRQKKQQHLDELITQVSQLQKQNSEIAQSTEAILQHYNQIESENQVLRARMTELNDRLGSLNSFLGFMEDTGDLFMINSPEITDPLLKPWQLPCPSQPIMASDMGPTFF from the coding sequence ATGTCATCTGCGCAACCACTCTCGAGTTCTGGTTCTGAAGGAGATCCGCAATACGCGGGGATCGATgataggaaaaggaaaaggatgcTTTCGAACCGAGAATCTGCGAGACGATCGCgtcagaagaagcagcagcactTGGATGAACTGATAACCCAAGTAAGCCAACTCCAGAAACAAAACAGTGAGATTGCGCAGAGCACCGAGGCTATCCTGCAACACTACAACCAGATCGAGTCCGAGAATCAGGTTCTGAGGGCTCGTATGACGGAATTGAACGATAGGTTGGGGTCTCTGAACTCTTTCCTTGGCTTCATGGAAGATACTGGTGATCTCTTCATGATTAACTCGCCAGAGATAACAGATCCTTTGCTGAAACCATGGCAACTCCCCTGCCCATCACAGCCGATAATGGCTTCTGATATGGGCCCAACATTTTTCTAG